In the genome of Variovorax sp. PAMC26660, the window TGCACCAAGAGGTGCTGAAGAACCTGCGCGCCGCGGGGCACGAGGTGGACGACTGCGACCTTTACGCCGAAGGCTTCAACCCGGTGCTGTCGCGCGAGGAGCGGCTCGGCTACCACGAGGTGCCGGCCAACCAGTTGCCGCTGAAGCCTTATGTAGAGCGGCTGCAGTGGGCCGAAGGCATCGTGTTCTGCTTTCCGACGTGGTGCTTCGGGTTGCCGGCGATGCTCAAGGGCTACTTCGACCGGCTCTTCATGCCGGGCGTGGCCTTCGACATCAGCGACCCGGCCAATGTGAAGCCGATGCTCACGCACATCCAACGCATCAGCGCGGTGGTCACCTATGGCCGGCCGCGCTGGATGG includes:
- a CDS encoding NAD(P)H-dependent oxidoreductase — its product is MRVLVVYCHPVETSFHAALHQEVLKNLRAAGHEVDDCDLYAEGFNPVLSREERLGYHEVPANQLPLKPYVERLQWAEGIVFCFPTWCFGLPAMLKGYFDRLFMPGVAFDISDPANVKPMLTHIQRISAVVTYGRPRWMAWYMGDPPRKIVTRYMKRLTGQRARVDYHAHYHMNVATEPQLKRFMARVGQAMARFA